The Ketobacter alkanivorans genome includes the window GGGGTAGGCTTTATTGCGCTGGCGGGTGTGGCTGTAGAAATCGGCGTCATCATGCTGGTGTACCTTAATCAGGCTTATCACCATATGGTGGAAGAGTGTGAAAAGAAAGGCGTGGAGCCGAGACTGAACACACTACGCCATGCTGTACTGCATGGTGCCGGATTACGGGTGCGTCCAGTGATGATGACTGCAGCAGCGATTATCGCGGGACTGTTACCGATCATGTACGGCACAGGCACCGGCTCTGAAGTCATGAGTCGCATTGCAGCGCCGATGGTGGGCGGAATGATTGGCGCGGTCATACTGACGTTATTGGTCCTGCCAGCCACCTACCTGCTTTGGAAACGATCCAAAGTAAACGTATCTTGAATACATTTACGCGATTTTTTTGATTTGAGTCAGCAAAACTCCCCAACATTACACGCGTGTAATGTTGGGGTAACCCCAGCGTAAGCGTCTCCCCATTAGCATAAACAACTGAAATCGATGGTTCATGCCCCATCACAAATGCTGCTTGAGCTGTGTGCAGGACATAGGTGTATAACCTCGTTCCATACCTTGATTTTACGGAATCAGGGACACTCCCTTCAATCAATAGTCTAAAACGACAGGCAGCTTGTGGCGCCAAGTAAGGATTGGTCAATGAGATATGGGAATACGCTAAAAGTATTGGATATCGGCATCGACACCCATCAAGAGCCGATAGTGTATATGCGCGCCGATTGCAATATTTGCCGCTCTGAAGGCTTTACGGCTAACAGCCGTGTCTTGCTGATCTACAACACGAATCGAGTGATCGCCACGATCAATGTCGTGGATGAAAAGGTACTGGCACCGGGTAGCGCAGGGCTGTCTAAAATCGCCATGGAGCGATTGGGTGTTGCCACGGGGGACTCGATCAGCGTTAGCTATGCGCCGGTGGTGAACTCATTGGGCGCGGTGCGCAAAAAAATCTTCGGTCATAAACTCTCTGACAAAGAAATCGGGGCGGTTATCAAAGATATCAGCGCCCATCGCTACACGGATATCGAAATCGCCAGCTTTCTCAGTGTATGTGCGGGGAGCCGCCTGGATGTTGATGAAATAATCGCCTTGACTCAGGCCATGGTTGCCTGTGGTAAACGCTTAACCTGGCCAGGCACTGCCATGGTACTGGACAAGCATTGCATTGGCGGATTGCCGGGAAATCGTACCACGCCGCTGGTAGTCTCCATGGTCAGCGCTGCCGGGTTAACCATACCGAAAACATCGTCGCGCGCCATCACCTCACCGGCAGGGACTGCCGACACCATGGAGTCTTTGACCAACGTCAATCTGGATCTCGCCAGGATTCAAGAGGTGGTCGCCGAAACACACGCCTGCCTTGTCTGGGGCGGGGCGGTGAATCTCAGTCCTGCCGATGATCTTTTGATTCGCATAGAACGCGCTCTGGATCTGGACGGCGAAGGCCAGTTAATTGCCTCTGTGCTTTCCAAAAAGATAGCCGCGGGTTCGACTCACGCCGTCATTGATATTCCTAAAGGTCCTACTGCTAAAGTCCGAACCCACAAAGATGCCGAGCGACTTGCATCATTATTTACTCAGGTTGGAGCTGCCTGTGGCGTACACATCCGCTGTTTAATTACCGATGGCATACAGCCTGTTGGCGAAGGCATTGGCCCTGTGGAAGAGGCGAGGGATGTATTGGCGGTATTGCAACGAGCAGATACCGCACCCAAGGACCTGCGCGAGCGAGCGCTTATAATTGCGGCGCAATTGTTTTCAATGGCCGACGACATTTCCTATCCGCGAGGGCTGATCAAGGCGACCGATATCCTTGATAGCGGTAAAGCCTGGACGCAGTTTCAGCGCATTATGAAAGCACAAGGCGGCTTGAAACCATTGCCCGAGGCCTACTATCAACACACCGAAACCGCAAGAACAACCGGAGTATTGCAGGGCATTGATAATCGTCGGCTCGCCAGGTTAGCAAAACTGGCGGGCGCACCGGCCACTGCTGCGGCGGGATTGCGATTACATAAGCGTGTTGGCGAAACGATACACGAAGGAGACGCCTTATTTACGCTGTATAGCGATACCGAGGGTGAGCGGCAATATGCGCTTGCGTATTATCAGCAGACGGATATTTTTTCCATTGGGGAAACATCATGAATGATTCGCAAAAAAAGACATTTGATCATTGGCCGCTTATATTTGACCTGGTTAGTCACCCCTTGACCGATTCATTGGGTCGAGCCATCGGAGCGTACCCAGGTGAGCTTGATACCCGCCAATTTCCTGATGGCGAATCTTACTTGCGAATACTATCTGATTTGGAAGGTCGCCCTTGTATTGTCGTTGCTGATCTGTCAAACCCTGACCCCAAGTTTTTACCCTTACTGTTCTTACTGGAAACACTGCGAGAACTCGGTGCCTCGCAAGTAGGATTGATCGTACCTTATCTGAGTTACATGCGCCAGGATCGGCGTTTTGTCGAAGGAGAAGCGCTCACTTCGCGAATTTTTGCCCAGGCACTTTCAAAGCATATCGATTGGCTGGTAACTGTCGACCCTCATCTGCATCGCTACCACTCACTGGATGAGATTTATTCCGTACCAAACCGCGTGGTGCAAGGGGCGCCAGCCTTGGCGCAATGGCTGAAGACGCAAAACAACCTGTTACTGGTGGGGCCAGATAGTGAAAGTGAGCAGTGGGTGTCGAATATCGCCGCTTTCAGTCAACACCCCTACGTGATTGGAGAAAAGCAACGCTACGGTGATCGCCATGTGGAGGTGACGCTTCCTGATATTGAAAAATATCAGGAACGAGCTGCCGTTATTATTGATGATGTCATCTCAAGCGGCCAGACCATTCTCGAATGTATAAAAACCCTCAGATCCAAGGGAATAGGCAACATTCAATGCGTGGCCATTCACGGTATTTTTGCGGGCGACTCTGATCAAGCACTGTATGAGGCTGGTTTGAATCAACTGGTAACCACCAATACCGTTCGTCACTCATCAAATGCCATTGATATAACACCACAGCTAATTCCGCCCGTCATCAGCTTACTAAAATCATCTGGATTGCGATCATGAAAATTACTTTTCTAGGCGGCACTGAAACAGTCACGGGATCGAAATATTTACTGGAAACAGACAGAACCTCAGTGCTGGTGGATTGTGGCCTGTACCAGGGATATAAGTGGTTACGCGAGCGAAACTGGCAATCGTTGCCACTGGATATCACCACGTTGGATGCAGTTTTGCTCACTCATGGGCACCTGGATCACTCTGGTTACATACCTGCCTTGTATAAACGCGGTTTTCGTGGCCCGGTGTATACCCATCACGCCAGCAAAGCCCTGTGCCAAATATTGCTGGCTGATAGCGGTCATCTTCAGGAGGAAGATGCCAAATACTACAGTAAACATAAGCTAAGCAAGCACAAGCGACCGGAACCACTTTACGACCGTCAAACCGCTGAATCAAGCATGGCGCTGTTTCGGGGAATTAACTTTGACGAACTGATTGACCTGGGTGATATTCGCTTTTATCTGCAACCGGCGGGGCACATCTTGGGTGCGGCAAGCATTATTGTTGAAGCAGAAGGTAAGCGTGTTGGTTTTTCTGGGGATGTGGGGCGTTTCGATGATGTACTGATGCTCCCGCCGCGCCCCCTACCGGAGCTTGACCTGTTGCTGATGGAGTCCACCTACGGTAACCGACCGCATGCTCCTCACGATGCCGCACAGCAATTGGCGGCAATCGTAAACCGAACAGCAAAGATAGGTGGTGTGTTGCTCGTGCCGGCTTTCGCTGTCGGTAGGGCGCAGGCTTTACAGCACCTGCTGGCAAACCTTATGGATATGGGTACCATTCCGAAGCTCCCCATCTATCTCGACAGCCCGATGGCTATCAAGGTAGCGGACGTTTTTTGTAGATTCAGCGACCAACACCGCTTAAATCACGACCAATGCCACCGCATGTGTGATCTGGTGACCTATACCCGTACAGTGGATGAATCCAAGGCTCTGGCGGGTCAGTCTTTTCCCCACGTCATTATTGCAGGCAGCGGTATGGCCACCGGCGGTCGTATTCTTCATCACTTTAAACGGCTACTTAGCGATAGCAAAACAACCGTATTATTTACCGGCCATCAAGCCGGTGGTACTCGCGGAGCGAAAATGATAGCCGGTGCGGATGCTGTAAAAATACATGGCGGCTGGATCCCTGTGAGGGCAAAAGTCGATGTAATTTCCGGCCTCTCTGGACATGCGGATTATCTAGAATTAACCGAATGGTTGTTTCAATCCAAATTACCCAAAAAGACGCCAATAAAGCTGATTCATGGCGATCCAGAGGCGCTGGACGGATTGCGCATGTATTTACAGGGACACACTGAATTCCACGTAAGCGTGGCCGGTTATCGCGATATCCTGCGACTTTAATTAAACAATCAGCACCATCAGATGAAAAACCAAGGACCACCAGCGGCTCATTTCCACAACACCGCTTGTGATGAAGGCAGCGGTCAACACCGACAATCAAACAAGACAGGAGTGGATTTATATGAAACTGCATGAAGTCAAATTTGGTACAGCCTGCGCAATCACCGCAGCACTGCTCTGGGTTCTTTGTACCATTCTCGTGTTGGCGATGCCGTCGTTAATGCTTTCCATGACCGGGGCTATGGTGCATATGCAGTTGCAGGATATGGGATGGCACCTGAATCTGGCAGGCGCGCTTCTCGGGTTGCTGGCATGGGTGTTAGCGGCTGGTTTCTCCGGGTGGTTGCTTGCCAGTGTTTATAACCGGTTGCTGAATCGATAAAGGTAGGTACATGAACGATGTCAATGAACGCCAGCGTCGGTTTCTGATTGGCGCTACTTCATTTTTGATTATTCCTCGGCATCAGTACCTTGATAACCACGTATTGGAGATTGGCACCGATGCTTCAACTAATTAAGGCCGCCTGCTACAAGTACGATAGCGAAAGCACGCCCAAAAGGAGATATACATGAATGATAATACTCACCCATCTTTACCGGATATACCGGCTACGCCTCGTCAGATTGCGCTTGGTTTGATAGTCGTGCTCGCCGTTTATCTGGGATTTAGTAGCTATTACACAGTGTCGGCGGAATCTGTTGGTATTGTTCAGCGTTTCGGACACTATCACTATGTCGTTGATCCGGGTTTACATTTCAAAATTCCATTTGGCGTTGATCAGATAACGCAGGTACCCGTAAAACGCCAGTTAAAAGAAGAATTTGGCTTTGGCACACCGGGCGCGACATTCAAACAACAGATGTCAGACCCTCGGGAATGGCGACTGGAAACCATCATGGTCACCGGCGATTTGAACACTGCTTTAGTAGAGTGGGTTATTCAGTTCCGTATCGAAGACGCATTTGATTTTCTGTTTAAAGTACGCGATCCCGGTGATGCGCTGAGGGATATTTCTGAGTCGGTGATGCGTGAAGTGGTGGGTGATCGCACAGTGGATGAGGTGCTCACCATTGGTCGTCAGGATATTGAAGCCAATGCGCAATCAAAAATGCAGGAGGTGGTGAACATGTATGAGATGGGACTTCGCATAGATCAGGTTCAGCTAAAAAATGTCAACCCGCCACAGCCTGTCCAGGCGTCGTTTGACGAAGTCAATGAAGCTCAACAAGAGCGAGAGCGCATGATAAACGTGGCACGCGGTGAATACAATAAAGCCGTACCCCGTGCCAAGGGTACCGCGGAACGTACCATTCAGGCTGCGCAAGGTTACGCCATTCAGCGTGTCAATCAGGCGGAAGGCGATGCAGCAAAATTCAATGCGCTGCTGGCGGAATACATTAAGGCTCCTGATGTAACACGTCGCCGCCTTTACCTGGAAACCATGCAGGAAGTGATGCCTGTGGTAAAAAATAAAATCGTTCTCGATGATAAGGCGGCATCGGTGCTGCCTTTACTCCAGCTCAACAGCATGCAAGGAGGTACTCAATGAACCGTGGTATCTATATCGCACTGGCGATTCTTTTTCCCTCGCTGATTGTCGTTTATGAGGCCTTCTATACCGTTAATGAAACCGAGCAGGTAATCATTACCCAGTTTGGTAAGCCGGTTGGCAATATTGTCGAGGAAGCTGGCTTGAAGCTTAAGATACCCTTTATCCAGGAAGTTAACAGGATCGAAAAGCGTATTTTGCTGTGGGATGGTTCAGCGAACGACATGCCAACCAAAGACAAACTTTATATCACCGTTGATACCTTTGGGCGATGGCGAATCAAGGATCCCTTGCAGTATTTTTTGCGTCTGCGTGATGAACGAAGTGCACAGTCACGACTTGAAGACATCCTGGGAAGTGAAACGCGGAATGCCGTTGCCAAACATGAGCTGATCGAAATTGTTCGTAGCACGAAAGGTAGATCGCCTGCTATCGATCCGCTGTTAAAGAAGGCGGATGTAGGTAAATTACTTCCTATAACGCGGGGTCGCCGACAAATCGAAGAGGATATTTTGGCTGCAGCGTCGGTGAAATTGTCCGAGTTCGGAATTGAATTACTGGACATTCGCTTCAAGCGGATCAATTACAACGAAAGCGTCAGGCAAAAGATATACGCGCGAATGATCAGCGAACGTCAGCAAATCGCCGAACGATTCCGATCCGAGGGGGCAGGGGAGGCTGCCAAGATTATCGGTAATAAAGAGCGGGATTTACAGCGCATAGAGTCAGAAGCTTATCGAGAAATCCAGTCAATTCAGGGCGTGGCCGATGCCAAGGCCACCGATATTTACTCTGCCGCTTACAATCGGTCACAAGCAGCACGTGAACTTTATGATCTGGTCAAAACACTGGAAACCTATAAAAAAGTGATCGATCCGTCAACGACACTGGTGCTGACAACGGAAAGCGAGCTCTATCGGTTGATGAACGGTGTCAATCAGCCCCGAAAATGATAAGCCCCTGGAAACATAATGCTTGTTGCTTGCGCACGGCCAACGAGTTCATCCAAGGGGTGTAAACCTACTGCAACGAGGTGAACGCTGAGGAAAAAGATATGGACAGAGAAAAGCAATTAAACCTCGTGTATTTGTTTGTTGCGATATGGGGGGTTGTGCTCTTTCAAAGCTTCCTGGGCCATACCACGCGTCAGGTTGAGCTTAGTTATAATGAATTTGAGCGCTACCTGGAACAGGGGTGGCTTAAAGATCTTGCGGAAAAGCTGGCACCCTATAACGTGAACTATAAAGGCGTTATCACTGGTGGCCCCTTGGCAACATTGATCGGCTGGTTTGCGGCTTTGGTATTCTTTCTGGTGTGGTTTCTGCTGTTTCGCAAAAGCCGGCTGGGCGCCCGTATCCCCAAAGGTATACTGTTGGTGGGCCGCCCGGATAAAGCCGGTCGGGAACAGATTTTGCGCGTGCATTTGAAGAAAATTCAGGCCGATGAAGCCGTCAGTATCTCAGCGGTAGCATCGCTTACAACCGGGTTTAGCGGTGCGTTTCAGATCGGATCCAGAAGGCAGCATTCTCGCGTTATCGCTCAACGGAGGACGCTTGATCTACCAGCATTCCAATAAGGTGTCACTTGTCTATGTTCTCATCGGCTTGGTAACCGTATTCTGGTTAGGGGCTTGCTGGCAAGACTGGCTGAGCCATCGTGACCTGGAATACCGGCCGGTAACGGCTCGCGGTGAACTGGGAGCGGAAGAGCAGAATACGATTGAAGTGTTCCAACAGGCTCGGGCATCCGTCGTGTTTATTACGACGCTATCTCAAATCGTCAATCCCTGGAGTCGAAGCGTGTTCAGCGTGCCGGCGGGCACGGGCTCCGGCTTGTTATGGGATGCCAAAGGCCATATCGTTACCAACTACCATGTTATCCAGCGCGCCAGCGGTGCCCAAATCCGATTGACTGATGATCGCACCTTTAATGCGACGCTGGTCGGCGTTAGCCCGGAACATGACCTGGCAGTGCTGCGTGTACAGTCTACTTTGGGGGCACCAGCACCCATTCCATTGGGCAGCAGTAGCGATTTAAAGGTAGGCCAAAAAGTCTACGCCATTGGCAATCCGTTCGGTCTTGATTATACGCTAACCACCGGCATTGTTTCCGCCCTTGACCGCAGCATCGGCGAAACCAGCGGACAGACCATTCGTGGTGTGATTCAGACGGATGCTGCCATCAACCCAGGCAATTCGGGCGGCCCGTTATTGGACAGTGCCGGCCGGCTGATTGGTATTAATACCGCCATTTATTCCCCTTCAGGAGCGAGCGCCGGAATAGGCTTTGCCGTGCCGGTGGATACCATCGCCAGCGTTGTGCCACGACTGATACATGAGGGTCGTTACGGACTGCCTGACCTTGGTAGTAAACTGGATTTGGATGATGGCACGATTCAGGAGTTGCAGTGATGACTGAGAAGACTCGAATTGTGATTGTCGGTGGCGGTGCCGGGGGACTGGAATTGGCGACGCGGTTGGGGCGTAAGTTCCGTCAGCAACCCTCAATCTCTGTGTTATTGGTCGACAAGCAGCCATTTCACGTTTGGAAACCCCTGTTCCATGAGGTTGCCTCTGGTTCACTGGACATAGATATGGATGGTGTTGATTACCGTGCCCATGCGGCCAATCATGGCTTTGAATTTCAATTAGGGGCACTGGCAGGGCTGGATCGCGTAAACCGCAAAATCCAGTTGTGTCCGTTGATCGACGACAACGGTGACGTGTTCGTTCCTCAACGGACCATCAATTACGATATTTTGGTGCTGGCAATCGGGTCGGTATGTAATGATTTCTCTGTCCCCGGTGTCCGTGAGCATTGCTTTACCCTGGATAGTGCCGCAGACGCTAATCATTTTCACGAGATGTTGCTCAATCACTTTCTTAGAATGAAGGCATTTGGCCGTGAAGAGCCCCTCAGTGTGGTGATTGTTGGCGGTGGGGCGACTGGTGTGGAGCTTGCGGCTGAGCTGTACAAAATCACCGATTATTTACCTGTCTATGGTTTTCCGACAATTGACCGCGGTTCATTGACTGTTCATGTCATCGAAGCCTCGGATCGGATACTTAAAAGCCTGCCCACGCATATATCAGATAAAGCCACCCGGATTTTAACCGGTTTGGGGGCAAAACTTATGACCAACGCGGTGGTAGCGTCGATATCCAGCAACGCTGTCATTTTGAAAGACGGTAAAAAGATATCGGCAGACGTGGTGGTCTGGTGTGCAGGTGTCAAATGCCAGGATGTTCTGAGAAACATTGATGGCCTTACAACCAACCGCGTCAACCAGATTGTTGTTGATCAGGGGCTGCGTTCTGTTGATGACAAATTTATCTATGCATTGGGCGATTGTGCCGCTTTCACCCAAAAAGATGGTTCACAGGTACCACCTCGTGCCCAATCGGCTCACCAAATGGCAGCATGCGTTTACAGGAATATCCATAATCAGTTGAATGGATCCCCCAGCATTCGCTTTCAATACAGTGATCGCGGTTCGTTGGTGTCCTTTGCCGATTACAGTACGGTGGGTGTGTTGGCAGGGCTGGTTGGTAAAACGTTTTTCGTGGAAGGTGGGATCGCGAAATACCTGTATATATCACTGTACCGGCTACACCAGATTGCCTTACACGGCGTTTTAAAAACCGCCTTGCTAGCCTTGGTCGGGCGTATCAACCGCCGCCTGCGGCCACCTCTTAAGCTTCATTAGATTATTGTGCTAAGGAATCAATGAATGAATACGAAAACGCATTGCCATTACCTCACGCAGTATTCACGTTCATCAAA containing:
- a CDS encoding thymidine phosphorylase family protein gives rise to the protein MRYGNTLKVLDIGIDTHQEPIVYMRADCNICRSEGFTANSRVLLIYNTNRVIATINVVDEKVLAPGSAGLSKIAMERLGVATGDSISVSYAPVVNSLGAVRKKIFGHKLSDKEIGAVIKDISAHRYTDIEIASFLSVCAGSRLDVDEIIALTQAMVACGKRLTWPGTAMVLDKHCIGGLPGNRTTPLVVSMVSAAGLTIPKTSSRAITSPAGTADTMESLTNVNLDLARIQEVVAETHACLVWGGAVNLSPADDLLIRIERALDLDGEGQLIASVLSKKIAAGSTHAVIDIPKGPTAKVRTHKDAERLASLFTQVGAACGVHIRCLITDGIQPVGEGIGPVEEARDVLAVLQRADTAPKDLRERALIIAAQLFSMADDISYPRGLIKATDILDSGKAWTQFQRIMKAQGGLKPLPEAYYQHTETARTTGVLQGIDNRRLARLAKLAGAPATAAAGLRLHKRVGETIHEGDALFTLYSDTEGERQYALAYYQQTDIFSIGETS
- a CDS encoding ribose-phosphate diphosphokinase translates to MNDSQKKTFDHWPLIFDLVSHPLTDSLGRAIGAYPGELDTRQFPDGESYLRILSDLEGRPCIVVADLSNPDPKFLPLLFLLETLRELGASQVGLIVPYLSYMRQDRRFVEGEALTSRIFAQALSKHIDWLVTVDPHLHRYHSLDEIYSVPNRVVQGAPALAQWLKTQNNLLLVGPDSESEQWVSNIAAFSQHPYVIGEKQRYGDRHVEVTLPDIEKYQERAAVIIDDVISSGQTILECIKTLRSKGIGNIQCVAIHGIFAGDSDQALYEAGLNQLVTTNTVRHSSNAIDITPQLIPPVISLLKSSGLRS
- a CDS encoding MBL fold metallo-hydrolase RNA specificity domain-containing protein — protein: MKITFLGGTETVTGSKYLLETDRTSVLVDCGLYQGYKWLRERNWQSLPLDITTLDAVLLTHGHLDHSGYIPALYKRGFRGPVYTHHASKALCQILLADSGHLQEEDAKYYSKHKLSKHKRPEPLYDRQTAESSMALFRGINFDELIDLGDIRFYLQPAGHILGAASIIVEAEGKRVGFSGDVGRFDDVLMLPPRPLPELDLLLMESTYGNRPHAPHDAAQQLAAIVNRTAKIGGVLLVPAFAVGRAQALQHLLANLMDMGTIPKLPIYLDSPMAIKVADVFCRFSDQHRLNHDQCHRMCDLVTYTRTVDESKALAGQSFPHVIIAGSGMATGGRILHHFKRLLSDSKTTVLFTGHQAGGTRGAKMIAGADAVKIHGGWIPVRAKVDVISGLSGHADYLELTEWLFQSKLPKKTPIKLIHGDPEALDGLRMYLQGHTEFHVSVAGYRDILRL
- a CDS encoding DUF5676 family membrane protein is translated as MKLHEVKFGTACAITAALLWVLCTILVLAMPSLMLSMTGAMVHMQLQDMGWHLNLAGALLGLLAWVLAAGFSGWLLASVYNRLLNR
- the hflK gene encoding FtsH protease activity modulator HflK, producing the protein MNDNTHPSLPDIPATPRQIALGLIVVLAVYLGFSSYYTVSAESVGIVQRFGHYHYVVDPGLHFKIPFGVDQITQVPVKRQLKEEFGFGTPGATFKQQMSDPREWRLETIMVTGDLNTALVEWVIQFRIEDAFDFLFKVRDPGDALRDISESVMREVVGDRTVDEVLTIGRQDIEANAQSKMQEVVNMYEMGLRIDQVQLKNVNPPQPVQASFDEVNEAQQERERMINVARGEYNKAVPRAKGTAERTIQAAQGYAIQRVNQAEGDAAKFNALLAEYIKAPDVTRRRLYLETMQEVMPVVKNKIVLDDKAASVLPLLQLNSMQGGTQ
- the hflC gene encoding protease modulator HflC; the protein is MNRGIYIALAILFPSLIVVYEAFYTVNETEQVIITQFGKPVGNIVEEAGLKLKIPFIQEVNRIEKRILLWDGSANDMPTKDKLYITVDTFGRWRIKDPLQYFLRLRDERSAQSRLEDILGSETRNAVAKHELIEIVRSTKGRSPAIDPLLKKADVGKLLPITRGRRQIEEDILAAASVKLSEFGIELLDIRFKRINYNESVRQKIYARMISERQQIAERFRSEGAGEAAKIIGNKERDLQRIESEAYREIQSIQGVADAKATDIYSAAYNRSQAARELYDLVKTLETYKKVIDPSTTLVLTTESELYRLMNGVNQPRK
- a CDS encoding ATP-dependent metallopeptidase FtsH/Yme1/Tma family protein, giving the protein MDREKQLNLVYLFVAIWGVVLFQSFLGHTTRQVELSYNEFERYLEQGWLKDLAEKLAPYNVNYKGVITGGPLATLIGWFAALVFFLVWFLLFRKSRLGARIPKGILLVGRPDKAGREQILRVHLKKIQADEAVSISAVASLTTGFSGAFQIGSRRQHSRVIAQRRTLDLPAFQ
- a CDS encoding NAD(P)/FAD-dependent oxidoreductase: MTEKTRIVIVGGGAGGLELATRLGRKFRQQPSISVLLVDKQPFHVWKPLFHEVASGSLDIDMDGVDYRAHAANHGFEFQLGALAGLDRVNRKIQLCPLIDDNGDVFVPQRTINYDILVLAIGSVCNDFSVPGVREHCFTLDSAADANHFHEMLLNHFLRMKAFGREEPLSVVIVGGGATGVELAAELYKITDYLPVYGFPTIDRGSLTVHVIEASDRILKSLPTHISDKATRILTGLGAKLMTNAVVASISSNAVILKDGKKISADVVVWCAGVKCQDVLRNIDGLTTNRVNQIVVDQGLRSVDDKFIYALGDCAAFTQKDGSQVPPRAQSAHQMAACVYRNIHNQLNGSPSIRFQYSDRGSLVSFADYSTVGVLAGLVGKTFFVEGGIAKYLYISLYRLHQIALHGVLKTALLALVGRINRRLRPPLKLH